The genomic interval TTTCCAGGTCGGCGCCGGCGCCAACAACAAGAACGTCGCCTTCGGCGCCTCCGGCTGGTTCGACTGGAACGTCACCTCCCAGCCGACCGCCGGACCGAAGCTGGAGGTGACCGGCCAGGGTGACTTCAATGTCGACCTGGGCTTTGACTGCGAGCCGGTCTGCGCCGGCGACGGCAAAGTGAAGGACTCGTTCAAGCAGCGGTCGTACTCGAACAACGACGGTCCCGACAGCTGGGACGGTCCGTGGATCGAGGACGACGTGGCGGGCGCGGGTCCGAACTCCGGCAACGTGTGGATCGACAACGGGTTCCTGTTCCTGAACGATCAGCCGGATACCGGCACCGAGCCGAGCATCGCGCGCCAGGTCAACCTGGACGGCGCCCAGTCGGCGACGCTACGCTTCGCCTTCGACACCGGTCACGGGGTCGATCCGAGCGATGCGGTGACGGTCGAGGTGTCGAACGACGGTGGCGCGACCTGGACGGTGTTGGAGGTGATCACCGGCATCTCGGGGGCGGTGGAGGAGAGCCGTACCTTCGACATTTCCGGCCACATTTCGGCCAACACCCAAGTGCGGTTCCGGGTGACCAATCTCTACGGCGGTAGCAATGAGTTCTTCTGCCTGCGCTTCGTGGAGATCACCTATTCCTGCGATCCGCCGGTGCAGCACCCCTGCCCCGGCTGCGATCACTACAACGGAAGCCTGAAGAATTCCGGTGACTACGACCTGCATCCGGATGGCACCTACTACTACGCCAATGCCGGCACCCATCGCGGTGTCCTCGAAGGTCCCGCTGGATCGGACTTCGAGCTCGAGCTCTACCGCTGGAACGGCAACGGTTGGTCGCGAGTGGACGGGTCTTGGGAAAGCGGCTCGTCCGAAGAGATCAACTACAACGGCAGTTCCGGCTACTACATCTGGATGATCGAATCGTATTCCGGTGGTGGTAGCTACGATTTCTGGCTCGACTCCCCCTAAGGTATAGAGTCAGCAGTCGTTGCCAGGCGGCGGGTCCCGGACGGGGCCCGCCGTTTTCTTATGGCCGGCACTGAATCGCCTGATCCGCCCGGTGCCACCCGAATGTCGGTGGTGGAATGTCGGTGGTGGTGGTGCTCGGTGGTGCAAGGTCGGTGGTGGTGCCGCCCGAAGGTCGGTGGTGGTGCCGCCCGAAGGTCGGTGGTGGTGCTGAATCGCTCGGTGCCACCCGAATGTCGGTGGTGGGAATTCGACGGCACTGGGCGCCCAGGCCCCTAGATAGGACAGCTCTGACAAGCGCTGAAATCATGCGCAGAGCGCATCTTCGGTAGGCTGCTAGAGCCCAATGACGCGAATGACCTCTTCGACCGTGGTCTGGCCCTCGGCGAGTTTGCGCAGGGCGGCTTGGCGGAGGGTTTTCATGCCGCGCTGGACCGAGTCGCGCTTGATCTCGGCGGAGTCAGTTCCGGCGATGATCAGTTCCTGGACCTTCTCGTCGATCGGTAGAATCTCGAAAATCCCCGTGCGGCCGAGGTAGCCGGTGCCGCGGCACTCGAAGCAACCGGAGCCTTCTTTGACCCGCACGCGGCGGTTCTCCGGCACCGTCAAGCGCAGGCTGGCGACCTCTTCGTTGGTCAGGTGGCGGTCCGCGATGCAGTGCGGGCAGATCTTGCGCATCAGCCGCTGGGCCATGGTGCCGATCAGCGTTGAGCTGATCAGGAAGTGTTCCACGCCGAGATCGGCCAGGCGGGAGATCGACGAAGCGGCATCGTTGGTGTGCAGGGTGGAGAGCACCAGGTGGCCCGTCAAGGCGGCCTGGATCGCGTACTGCGCCGTTTCCGGGTCGCGGATCTCCCCGACCATGATGACGTCCGGATCCTGGCGCAGGATGTGCCGCAGGGCAGCCGAAAAGGTCACTCCGGCCTTCGGCTGGACGGCCGTCTGGTTGAAGGCTTCGTGCACCATCTCGATGGGATCTTCGATGGTGGTGATGTTGATCTCGGAGTTGCCGATCTGGCTCAATGCCGAGTAGAGGGTGGTGGTTTTGCCGGAGCCCGTCGGTCCGGTGACCAGGATGATGCCGTGGGGCCGGCTGATGAACTCCTCGAAGAGGAGCAATTCTTCCGAGTAGAAGCCCAATCCCGACAGTTCCTGGGTGAGGATCTCCGGGTCGAAAATGCGCATCACCGCCTTTTCGCCGAAGGCCACTGGCAGCGTCGAGGTCCGTAGTTCGACCTCCCGACCGTCGCGCAGGGTCTTCACCCGGCCGTCCTGTGGCCGCCGCTTTTCGGCGATGTCCAGCCGCGACATGGTCTTGATGCGGCTGACCACTGCTTTGTGCACCACCCCCGGCATCTTCTGGATGTCGTGCAGCACACCGTCGATGCGGAAGCGGATGAGGCTCTCGTCGCGCTTTGGTTCGACGTGGATGTCGCTCGCCCGCGAGTCGAAAGCGTGTTGCAGCATGAACTCCACGGCGTTGACCACATGCTGGTCGCTGGACTCGATCTCCGTGTCGCTCTTCATGCGGACGAGCTGTTCGAGATTGCCCAGATCGATCCCGCCGCGCAGATCCCGCTCCGCCCGCTTTACCGAATGGCGCAGGCCGTAGAACTCGGTGATCGCCTTCAAGATGTCCGGCTCCGAGGCCACCACCACTTCGATCTCCCGGCCGGCGAGGCGCCGGAAGGAGTCCAATCCTTCGATGTCGTAGGGGTTGGCGCAGGCCAGCCGCAGGCGGCCGTTGGTCATCGCCAGGGGAAGCATGCGGTGCCGTTTGGCGAAGGGCCGCGACATCTTGTTTTCAATCAGATCCGCGTCGAGGCCGAGGGCGTCGATGCGCACGTGATCGAGGCCCGCGTCGGCGGCGATCGCCTCGGCGATTTCCTGCTCGCCGAGCTGGCTGCCGCTCGTCTGGTCGCGCAGCTTGAGGCGCTGTACCAGGTCGTAGGCAAAGGCCTTCTGTTCGTAGCTTTTGGCGGACCGCAGGCGGTTCGGCAGCAGCTTCGCTTCGGTCTTGATCTGCTGCCCATGCTCGGGCGAGATCCGGCTCTGGCGAACCAGAATGTCGGCGACGAGATCCGGCGTGAGGCTCATGAGAAATCCAGCATAGCAGGAGCGTTAGAGCGCTCTCTGCACCGGCTGGGCGGATGCCTGCAGGGCGTGGCCATCGCGAGCCGGGGCCGAGCGGTGTAGCGCCTCCTCCAGGGACATCTTCGGAAACACCTCCAACGCTCCTCCATCGGTGGCGTCGAGGATCTGGCGGCCCTCGGCGACATAGGCCGATCTTGCCGCTTCGTAGAAGCGCTCCGAACCGGCGAGGTTGGGCAAGTGCCAGCGAACGCCATAGCCGAAGTAGTCCGGGGCGAAGTGGTCGCGGTCCTCGCCCTCTAGGCGAACCTCCCGCATCGCCGGACCGCGGGTGCCGAAACGGTGATCCACGCCGATCAGGATGACCGTCTGGAAGCCGAGGTAGAAGGCGGCTTGGAGGGCGGCCATGGTCACCGTGTAGCCGAGGGTCCAGCCGGTCAGCAGGTCGCGATGGAAGCGCATCGACGGAGCCTCCGGCAGGAAGACCGTTTGGGAATCCGGAGGGACGAATCGCCGTCCCGCTCGCCAGTCGAGCAGCTTGAGGCCCGGCAGGTCGATCATTTCGCGATGGAACTGCTCGAGAACCAGGCTGTTCACGCAGCAGTAGACCGAAGGAGAGAAGCCCATCTCCTCCTTCAGCAAGTAGATCCTGTTGGTGCCGAAGGTGAACTCGTCGCGCACCTTGCTCCAGTCCGTCTTTCGGAGGCTGGGACCATTGCCCATGATGACCGCGCGCCGCCCGGAGTATTGGTTGCGTCGGGGAGCGAGCACGCGGACGGCATGAGCCTGGCCCATCGGGCTGCGTCGCCAGGCGGCCGTCGCCGGCCAGTGGGACGCCTGCCGGTACAGCGCCTTGGTGGCGGGCGGGAGGCGTTCGTAGAACGTCCGCAATCGCGACGAGCGGACGCGGTTCCAACTACGGGCGAAAAAATGTCGCATCGGCCAGATGGGTCGGTCGGAAGGTCGGCACCGTCGAAAAGCCTACGGCGCTCGGGAGATCTGCTAGGGTTGGCAGGTCAGGAATCTTTACCATCCTCCGACGAATCGAGTGACATCCATAATCCCGGGACCGCACCCTCTGGTATGACCCTCTGCACCGAAACGGACCCAGAATCCAAGAAGCCCCGCTGCTCCGTCGTTGTTCGCTGCTACAACGAGGAGCGCCATATCGGCAGGTTGCTCAGGGGCATCATGGAGCAGACCATCGACGATGTACAGATCGTGGTGGTCGATTCCGGCTCGACCGATCGTACCGTCGAAGTTGCAGGTCATTATCCCATAGATCTCGTGCGGATTCGGAAAGAAGACTTTTCTTTCGGCTTCTCTCTCAACGCCGGCATTCATGCCGCTCGCGCCGACATCGTGGTGCTCGCCAGCGCCCATGTTTTCCCCACCTATCGGGACTGGCTGGAACGGTTGATCGCCCCCTTCGAAGATTCTCAGGTGGCGTTGACCTACGGCAAGCAGCGCGGCAACGAACAGACCCGCTTTTCGGAAGAGCGGATTTTTAGAGGCTGGTTCCCGGAGACCTCGGATCCCTGGCAGAGCGATCCCTTCTGCAACAATGCGAACGCCGCTATTCGGCGTTCGGTGTGGCAGGAGATCCCCTACGACGAGAGCCTCACCGGCCTCGAAGATCTCGCCTGGGGCAAGCAGGCTCTAGCCCAAGGCTACCGAATCGCCTATGTCGCCGAAGCCGAGATCATCCACGTGCACGAGGAAACCTCGGCGCAGATCTTCCGCCGCTACGAGCGGGAGGCGATGGCCTTGAATGCCATCTACTCGGATTCCCGTTTCTCCTTCGGCAGTTTTCTGCGCCTGGCGAGCCACAATATCTGGAGCGATTGGGTGGCGGCGGCGCGCGCCGGCCGGCTGTTCGGCAACTTGTTCGACGTCGCTCGCTTTCGGGTTCTCCAGTTCTGGGGTACCTATTGGGGTTTTCGTCAACCCGATGAGGTCAGTGAGCAGCTGCGCATGCGGTTCTACTATCCGCCGGCAACGGCTCCGCGACGAATCGAGCCGGAGCCCCGGCGGCCCGACGCCACTCCGGTCGACTATGTTCTGACCGGTTCGCAAAGCGGTAAGACCAAGTCGTTGCCCGAGCGGTCGGAGATCCGGACCCTGGCGCGGGAATGATCGACATCTCCGTCCCCCTCGACGCCGGGCTTCCCCTGTGGCCGGGGAGTCCGGGATACCGGATTTCCTCACTGGCAGCCCTCGGATGTGACTCCGATGCCAACGTTTCGCTGCTCGCCATGGATCTTCACACCGGCACCCACATCGACGCTCCGCGGCACTTCCTCGCCGACGGCGCGACGGTCGAAGAGATTGCGCTGGAAACCCTCGTCGGCCGCGCCTGGGTGGCCGAAGTGCCAACCCAGGGCGACATCGGTCCGACGGAACTCGACGCCTTGAGCCTGCCGCCGGGGATCGAACGGTTGCTGTTGCGGACTCCGAACTCGGCCCTTTGGAGCGAGCATCCGGGGGAGTTTCGGAAAGACTTCGCCGCCCTTTCCCTGGCAGGCGCCCACTGGATCGTCGAACGCGGCATTCGCCTCTTCGGCATCGACTATCTGTCGGTGCAGCGATTCGCCGACGGGCCGGAGACCCACCGGGTTCTGCTGCGCGCCGGCGTGGTGCTGCTGGAGAGTGTCAACCTGTCGGCGGTGAAGCCCGGTCCCTACGACCTGACCTGCCTTCCGTTATCCCTGATCGGCACCGAGGCGGCGCCGGCCCGAGCCATCCTTCGCCCTCTCGACCCCTAGAGAACAGATCATGACGAAACCTCGAGTGGCGGCCATTGTCCCCATGCGCCACGACAGCGAGCGAGTGCCCGGCAAGAACTACCGCTCCTTCGCCGGACGGCCGCTGTACCACCGCATCGTCGAGACCCTGCTGGCCTGTGGCGCGATCGATCGCGTGGTGATCGATTCCGACAGCTCGCCGATGCTCGAAGAAGCGGCGCGGCTGTTTCCCTCGGTGACGCTCCTCGAGCGACCGGAGCACCTGCGAGATGGCGAAACGCCGATGAACGACGTGCTGCTGAACACCACCGCGCAGGTCGAGTCGGAGCTCTATCTGCAGACCCACAGCACCAACCCGCTGCTGCGGGCCGACACCTTGGAGCGGGCCCTCACCGGCTTTCTGGACGTTTATCCCACCTATGACTCGCTGTTCGGCGTCACCCGCCTCCAGACTCGGCTGTGGGATCCTCTGGCCCGACCGATCAACCACAACCCGGCGATCCTGCTGCGCACCCAGGATCTTCCTCCCGTTTACGAGGAAAACTCCTGCTTCTACGTTTTCGACCGCGATACCCTGTTGCGGCGCCACAACCGGATCGGCGACCGCCCGATGCTGTTCGAGGTGCCGCGCAACGAGGCCTGGGACATCGATGAGGAAATCGATTTCGACGTTGCCGAGTTCCTGTTCAGCCGGAACCCGAAGGGATGACCGTGGAGAAGCGCGCGCTCATTCTCTGCCTTCACCTGCAGCGACACCTCGACCGATTCCGCGGCCTGTTCGACGATCACGGCATCGCGGTGGAGGCGCCGGAGGTAGAGCAGCAGATGCTGGCCGCCGAGCTGCTGCCGATCATCGGCCGGTTCGACGGCGTCATCGCCGGTGACGACGAATTCACCGCCGCCGTTCTGGAATCCGGTCGGCCGCGCCTGCGGGTGGTTTCGAAGTGGGGGGTCGGGGTCGACGGTATCGATCGGGAAGCCGCTCGGCGCCTCGGGATCGCCGTCTTCAACACGCCGGATGCCTTCGCCGACGAAGTCGCCGATGTGGTGATCGGGTACCTCGTCTTGCTCGCCCGGCGCCTCCACGAGATCGACCGCTCGGTGCGCCAAGGCGGCTGGAGCAAACCCCAGGGAAGGTCTTTGCGGGGCAAGCGGCTGGGGGTGATCGGCGTCGGCAGCATCGGCCGGGCGGTGGTGCGTCGGGGTTGTGCCGTCGGCATGGAGGTGTGCGGCTTTGACACCGCCGAGATCGACGCCGAGTTTCGGCGCGAAACCGGCCTGTCGGTGCTCTCCCTCGACGAGCTGCTGGCGGAGAGCGATTTTGTTTCGCTCCACTGCCCTCTCACCCCGGCGACTCACCATTTGATCGACCGGGCCGCCCTGGCGCGGATGCGGCCGGGGGCCTATCTGATCAACACCGGGCGCGGTCCGCTGGTCGATGAGGTGGCCATGGCGGAGGCCCTGCGAAGCCGGCATCTGGCCGGTGCCGCCCTCGACGTCTTCGAGCAGGAGCCGCTGCCCGCCGGCAGCCCGCTGCGCGACCTCGACGGCGTGATCTTGGGCAGCCACAACGCCTCGAACACGCTAGAGGCGGTTCAGCGGGTCAATCGGCTCTCCATCGACAATCTGCTGCGCGGCCTGGGGATCGAGCCGTGAGTTCGCCGGTGGCCCTGGTGACCGGTGCGGCCCGGGGCATTGGCGCGGCGATTTCGGCCCTGCTGGCCGGCGAAGGGTGGCGGGTCGTCGCGGTGGATCGTCGGCCCGCCGAGGCGGTGCCAGAAGGGGGCCGCTGGTGGAGCGCCAACCTGCGAGACCCCCAAGACGTTCGCTCCCTCGCCGCGTCGGTGGCGGGCGAGGAGGGCCGCCTCGATCTGCTGGTCAACAACGCCGCCATCCAGGTGGCGGCGCCGCTCGAGGAGACCTCTGACGAAGCCTGGGACGAGGTGATGGAAATCAACCTGCGGGCCCCGTTTTTGCTCGTCCGCGAGGTCTGCCCGCTGCTGGCATCGAATGGCGGAGCGGTGGTCAACGTGGCCTCGGTCCACGCCCTCGCCACCTCCGTTTCGATGGCCGCCTATGCCGCCAGCAAGGGAGGCTTGGTGGCCCTCACCCGTGCCCTCGCGGTGGAACTCGCCCCGCGCCGTGTGCGCGTCAATGCGGTGCTGCCGGGGGCGGTCGATACGCCGATGCTCGAGGCCGGCCTGTCCCGAGGTCACCTCACCGCCGCGACCCTCGCCGAGGGTAAACGTCAGCTGGCGAGCCGTACCGTCGCCGGCCGCATCGGCTCTTCCGAAGAGATTGCTCAGGCGGTCCTCTTCCTAGCCGACACTGCACGCTCCGGTTTCATCACCGGCCAGACGCTGGTGGTCGATGGCGGGGCGACGGCGCGGTTGAGCACCGAGTGAGGAAGCGCACCGATGGCTGACCTAGCCACAGCCACCGCCGGGCGCCGGCCGGGCACCTTCCGCCGCTACTTCGCCCTCATCCTGTACAAGACCTATACTGAACTGCGGGCCGAGGCGTCCCGGACGTACTTCGGCTACGTCTGGTGGGTGGTGGAACCGGTGCTCTCGATGAGCGTTTACTACTTCGTGTTCGAGTACCTGTTCCGCCAGGGGACGGCGAATTTTGGCCTGTTTCTGATCATCGGGTTGATCCCCTGGCGCTGGTTCTCCACCAGCATCACCCACGGGTCCAGCGCGTTGATCCAGTCGCGCGCCTTGATGAAACAGGTGTATCTGCCGAAGGTGGTCCTTCCGTTGGTCACCCTGGCCAGCAACACCTTCAAATTCTTGGTGGTCTTTGCCCTGCTGATCGCGTTTCTCTGGCTGATGGGATTTGCGCCAGGTCCTCAGTACCTCGCGCTGGTGGCGGTGATTCTGGTGCAGGGGCTGTTGGTGGGGGGACTGACCTTGTTGGCGGCCGCTGTCACCCCGTTCGTTCCCGACCTGCGGGTGTTGCTGGACAATTTTCTGCGCTTGCTCTTCTTTGTCTCGGGCATCTTTCACGACATCGATGTGCTGGGCGGCAAGGCCGAGTCTTTACTGCGCCTCAACCCTCTCACCTGGTTGACCGAGGCGTACCGCGAGATTCTGCTGCACAGGCAGTGGCCGGATTTTGAAGCGCTGCTGTGGATCGGCGCGTGCAGCGCGGTGGTTTTGTTCCTCGCCGAGCGGCTGATCCGGCGTTTCGAGTTCGTGTACCCGAAGCTGAGTCGTTGACTTCGATGGGCAAGAAACTCCTCAGCCTCCAACACGCCGGCGTCTACTATGGACCCGCGGGCCATCTCGTCTCTCGTCGGCGGGAGAAACACTGGGCGCTCAAGAACATTTCCCTCGACGTTTCGAGCGGCGAAACCCTTGGCGTCATCGGCCGCAACGGCGCCGGCAAGAGCACCCTGCTGCGGCTGCTGGCGGGCATCATCCGGCCCGACCGGGGCCGCTATGCCAACTACGGATGCCGCGCCACCCTGCTGTCGCTCAAAGTGGGCTTCGTTCCTTACCTGACCGGTCGGGAGAACGCCATCTTGAGCGGCATGCTCCTCGGTATGGAGCGCAAGGAGCTGCTGCGCAAACTGCCGGCGATCATCGAATTTGCCGAACTCGAAGAGTTCATCGACGAGCCGGTGCAGACCTATTCTTCCGGCATGCAGGCCCGCCTCGGGTTCTCCACCGCCTTCCATGTCGATCCGGACGTTCTCCTGGTCGACGAAGTGCTGGGAGTGGGGGACGCTGAGTTCGTTGCCAAGTCTACGGCGATGATGCGTCAGAAGATCCTCTCGGACCACACGGTGGTACTGGTCTCCCACAGCGCCGAGACCATTCGCACGCTGTGCGATCGGGTGGTGTGGATCGAAGGGGGATGCACCCAGGCGAGCGGCCAGGTCGAAGCGGTACTCGACGCCTACCAACGCTCGCTTTCGAAGACCTAGCTACACTCCTTCGAGGAGCGGGCGAGCATCTCGCGATAGAAGTCGACGGTCATCTCGGCGGTCCTGCGCCACGAGAACTGCGCGGCGCGGGCGCGGCCCTTCTCGGAGAGTCCCCGACGCCGATTCGGATCCCGGGCGAGGGCTTGGATCGCACGAGCGATATCGGCGGTATCTTCCGCGTCGACATAGACTCCGGCGTCTCCCACCACTTCCGGCAAAGAGCTGTTGTCGGCCACGATCACCGGGCAACCGGCGGCCATGGCTTCCAGCGGGGGAATGCCGAAGCCCTCGTAGAGGGGCGCGTAGACTAGCGCCGTGGCCAGGGCATAAAGGCCCGACAGGGCCGCGTCGTCGACCTCGGTGAGGATTTTGATGGTGTCGCTCAGAAGCCCCTCCTCCCGCAGCGTCGCCAGCAGGCGGCGTCGGTGGCTCTCCCAGGTGACCAGGACCAGGTCCGGAAGCTCCGCTGGTTGCGTCGCGGCTGGCCCAGGCGCGGCCGGCCCAGGCGCGGCCGGCTCAGGCGCGGCCGGCCCAGGCGCGGCCGGTCGCGGTCGGCTTTCGTTTCGGAACCGCAGGTAGGCC from Acidobacteriota bacterium carries:
- a CDS encoding ATPase, T2SS/T4P/T4SS family: MSLTPDLVADILVRQSRISPEHGQQIKTEAKLLPNRLRSAKSYEQKAFAYDLVQRLKLRDQTSGSQLGEQEIAEAIAADAGLDHVRIDALGLDADLIENKMSRPFAKRHRMLPLAMTNGRLRLACANPYDIEGLDSFRRLAGREIEVVVASEPDILKAITEFYGLRHSVKRAERDLRGGIDLGNLEQLVRMKSDTEIESSDQHVVNAVEFMLQHAFDSRASDIHVEPKRDESLIRFRIDGVLHDIQKMPGVVHKAVVSRIKTMSRLDIAEKRRPQDGRVKTLRDGREVELRTSTLPVAFGEKAVMRIFDPEILTQELSGLGFYSEELLLFEEFISRPHGIILVTGPTGSGKTTTLYSALSQIGNSEINITTIEDPIEMVHEAFNQTAVQPKAGVTFSAALRHILRQDPDVIMVGEIRDPETAQYAIQAALTGHLVLSTLHTNDAASSISRLADLGVEHFLISSTLIGTMAQRLMRKICPHCIADRHLTNEEVASLRLTVPENRRVRVKEGSGCFECRGTGYLGRTGIFEILPIDEKVQELIIAGTDSAEIKRDSVQRGMKTLRQAALRKLAEGQTTVEEVIRVIGL
- a CDS encoding 6-hydroxymethylpterin diphosphokinase MptE-like protein encodes the protein MRHFFARSWNRVRSSRLRTFYERLPPATKALYRQASHWPATAAWRRSPMGQAHAVRVLAPRRNQYSGRRAVIMGNGPSLRKTDWSKVRDEFTFGTNRIYLLKEEMGFSPSVYCCVNSLVLEQFHREMIDLPGLKLLDWRAGRRFVPPDSQTVFLPEAPSMRFHRDLLTGWTLGYTVTMAALQAAFYLGFQTVILIGVDHRFGTRGPAMREVRLEGEDRDHFAPDYFGYGVRWHLPNLAGSERFYEAARSAYVAEGRQILDATDGGALEVFPKMSLEEALHRSAPARDGHALQASAQPVQRAL
- a CDS encoding glycosyltransferase family A protein — its product is MTLCTETDPESKKPRCSVVVRCYNEERHIGRLLRGIMEQTIDDVQIVVVDSGSTDRTVEVAGHYPIDLVRIRKEDFSFGFSLNAGIHAARADIVVLASAHVFPTYRDWLERLIAPFEDSQVALTYGKQRGNEQTRFSEERIFRGWFPETSDPWQSDPFCNNANAAIRRSVWQEIPYDESLTGLEDLAWGKQALAQGYRIAYVAEAEIIHVHEETSAQIFRRYEREAMALNAIYSDSRFSFGSFLRLASHNIWSDWVAAARAGRLFGNLFDVARFRVLQFWGTYWGFRQPDEVSEQLRMRFYYPPATAPRRIEPEPRRPDATPVDYVLTGSQSGKTKSLPERSEIRTLARE
- a CDS encoding cyclase family protein, encoding MIDISVPLDAGLPLWPGSPGYRISSLAALGCDSDANVSLLAMDLHTGTHIDAPRHFLADGATVEEIALETLVGRAWVAEVPTQGDIGPTELDALSLPPGIERLLLRTPNSALWSEHPGEFRKDFAALSLAGAHWIVERGIRLFGIDYLSVQRFADGPETHRVLLRAGVVLLESVNLSAVKPGPYDLTCLPLSLIGTEAAPARAILRPLDP
- a CDS encoding acylneuraminate cytidylyltransferase family protein, translated to MTKPRVAAIVPMRHDSERVPGKNYRSFAGRPLYHRIVETLLACGAIDRVVIDSDSSPMLEEAARLFPSVTLLERPEHLRDGETPMNDVLLNTTAQVESELYLQTHSTNPLLRADTLERALTGFLDVYPTYDSLFGVTRLQTRLWDPLARPINHNPAILLRTQDLPPVYEENSCFYVFDRDTLLRRHNRIGDRPMLFEVPRNEAWDIDEEIDFDVAEFLFSRNPKG
- a CDS encoding phosphoglycerate dehydrogenase; translated protein: MTVEKRALILCLHLQRHLDRFRGLFDDHGIAVEAPEVEQQMLAAELLPIIGRFDGVIAGDDEFTAAVLESGRPRLRVVSKWGVGVDGIDREAARRLGIAVFNTPDAFADEVADVVIGYLVLLARRLHEIDRSVRQGGWSKPQGRSLRGKRLGVIGVGSIGRAVVRRGCAVGMEVCGFDTAEIDAEFRRETGLSVLSLDELLAESDFVSLHCPLTPATHHLIDRAALARMRPGAYLINTGRGPLVDEVAMAEALRSRHLAGAALDVFEQEPLPAGSPLRDLDGVILGSHNASNTLEAVQRVNRLSIDNLLRGLGIEP
- a CDS encoding SDR family oxidoreductase yields the protein MSSPVALVTGAARGIGAAISALLAGEGWRVVAVDRRPAEAVPEGGRWWSANLRDPQDVRSLAASVAGEEGRLDLLVNNAAIQVAAPLEETSDEAWDEVMEINLRAPFLLVREVCPLLASNGGAVVNVASVHALATSVSMAAYAASKGGLVALTRALAVELAPRRVRVNAVLPGAVDTPMLEAGLSRGHLTAATLAEGKRQLASRTVAGRIGSSEEIAQAVLFLADTARSGFITGQTLVVDGGATARLSTE
- a CDS encoding ABC transporter permease — translated: MADLATATAGRRPGTFRRYFALILYKTYTELRAEASRTYFGYVWWVVEPVLSMSVYYFVFEYLFRQGTANFGLFLIIGLIPWRWFSTSITHGSSALIQSRALMKQVYLPKVVLPLVTLASNTFKFLVVFALLIAFLWLMGFAPGPQYLALVAVILVQGLLVGGLTLLAAAVTPFVPDLRVLLDNFLRLLFFVSGIFHDIDVLGGKAESLLRLNPLTWLTEAYREILLHRQWPDFEALLWIGACSAVVLFLAERLIRRFEFVYPKLSR
- a CDS encoding ABC transporter ATP-binding protein; the encoded protein is MGKKLLSLQHAGVYYGPAGHLVSRRREKHWALKNISLDVSSGETLGVIGRNGAGKSTLLRLLAGIIRPDRGRYANYGCRATLLSLKVGFVPYLTGRENAILSGMLLGMERKELLRKLPAIIEFAELEEFIDEPVQTYSSGMQARLGFSTAFHVDPDVLLVDEVLGVGDAEFVAKSTAMMRQKILSDHTVVLVSHSAETIRTLCDRVVWIEGGCTQASGQVEAVLDAYQRSLSKT